AAATCGAGTGATATTCGATGCGCGTGCGCAGGGTCCGTCAGGAAAATTCAATGAATGAAACCGCTTCAAAACCGAACAGGTTTGTACCCTTTCTGGAAGAACTGGCAGATGCCTCCACGGCGGCGATCATGCCGCATTTCCGCCAGGGCTTTGAAGTCGACAACAAGCTCGACACCGGTTTCGACCCCGTTACGGTCGCCGACCGCGATGGCGAGACCGCAATGCGCGCCCTGATCAACAGCGCCTTTCCCGATCACGGCATACTCGGTGAGGAACACGGTCCGGAAAAGCTGGATGCGGACCATGTGTGGGTTCTCGACCCGATCGATGGCACGCGGGCGTTCATCACCGGTTTGCCAACATGGGGGACCTTGATCGGACTTCGGACTGCCGGGACGCCAAGTCTCGGCATGATGGCGCAACCCTTTATCGGCGAGCGCTTTGCCGGAGACTGCCGTCAGGCCTGGTACAGCGGTCCTCAGGGGACCGGAACGCTTAGAGCCCGGCGCTGCAGCCGCCTCGAAGATGCATCCATTTTCACGACAACGCCGGTTCTCTTCAACGAAGCGGAACGGACGGCCTTCGACCGCATCGAAGCCTCTGCGCGGCTGTCCCGGTACGGAACGGATTGCTATGCCTATTGCATGGTTGCGGCAGGACATGGGGACGCGGTGATCGAATCCGGCCT
This region of uncultured Roseibium sp. genomic DNA includes:
- the hisN gene encoding histidinol-phosphatase, coding for MNETASKPNRFVPFLEELADASTAAIMPHFRQGFEVDNKLDTGFDPVTVADRDGETAMRALINSAFPDHGILGEEHGPEKLDADHVWVLDPIDGTRAFITGLPTWGTLIGLRTAGTPSLGMMAQPFIGERFAGDCRQAWYSGPQGTGTLRARRCSRLEDASIFTTTPVLFNEAERTAFDRIEASARLSRYGTDCYAYCMVAAGHGDAVIESGLQAYDIVALVPIIEGAGGVVTTWTGGSPAEGGRILASGDPRLHDRLLKELSRV